CCAGAACAGGACGCGGTGCTGGTGCTCCGGGAGCACGCGGAAGCTCGAGAAGAGCATGGCGAACACGAACAGGTTGTCGATGCTGAGCGACTCCTCGAGCAGGTAGCCCGTGATGTAGAGGCTCACCGCCTTCCACCCGTCCGTGACCTCGCCCGGGATCCCCTGGGGGACGCCCACGCCGAACCAGTGCTTCTCGTAGATGAAGAAGACGAGGACGCTGAACGCGAGGCCGAACCCCACCCAGATCGCGGTCATCCCCGCAGCCTCGCGGAGGGAAACGCGGTGCGCCTTCCGGTTGAGCACCCCGAGGTCGAGGACAAGCAGCGAGACGACGATCCCCAGCGCAATCACCCAGACCCAGATGTTGATCTGCAGCATGCCTCGTGACCTCGGGCTCGCCTGCGAGCGACCGCACCATAACAGGTGAAAACGCGGCGTTCAATCGACCTGAAGCGGGGTCGGACGAGGCGCGTGGGCTACGGCTCGCAGGCGGCGTCGGTGGTCGTCGCGGCGCCGATCGCCACGTCGTCGACGTACCAGCCGTCGTACTGGACGGACGAGTCGGAATGGAAATGGAAGCGCATCCGGAAGCTCGACGTCGCGTAGGCCGCCGACAACGAGACCACCCGGTTCGCCCAGGAGCCCGTCGATCCGGCGTAGGTCGGCCCCCAAACCGTGCTCCAGGAGCCGCCGCCGTTGTTGCTCACGTCGACGGCGCCGTAGTCGCAGCAGCTCTCGCCGGCGTACCAACTCCACCACGACACCGAGATCCCTGGCTCTGCCGAGAGGCTCGACAGATCGATGTTCGACGAGGTGACGTACCCCTCCTCGTACGTGGTGTAGGTCCCGGAGAGGTTCGTGCCCCACAGGTACGAGCCGCTGTGCGCCGCGTACGGGCCGCTCGACGGCGCGCCCCACGCCCAGGTCGTCGTGCCGCTCGCCGTGTAGCCGCCGTTGCCCGCGTCGAAGCTCTCGGTGTAGGTCGCGGGCGCGACCGGAACCGTCGCGACGCAGAAGTCGTCCACGTACCAACCGTCGTACACGACGGAGCTGTCGGTCGTGAAGTGGAGCCTGAACCTGAAGTTGGACACCGCGTAGCCCGAGCCGACGTTCGCCGTCTGCCGCGCCCACGCCGACGCGGTCACGCCCGTGTTGTTGTACGGGCCGTAGATGACCGCCCACGAGCTGCCGCCGTTGTTGCTCACCTCGACGCTGATGTAGTCGCAGCACCCCTCGCCGTAGTACCA
The sequence above is a segment of the Pseudomonadota bacterium genome. Coding sequences within it:
- a CDS encoding immune inhibitor A, encoding TTWAWGTPTSGPYGAHSGVSLWTTNPSGTYSNSEDGYLTSPVIDLSAYSGEAVILNWWQWYYGEGCCDYISVEVSNNGGSSWAVIYGPYNNTGVTASAWARQTANVGSGYAVSNFRFRLHFTTDSSVVYDGWYVDDFCVATVPVAPATYTESFDAGNGGYTASGTTTWAWGAPSSGPYAAHSGSYLWGTNLSGTYTTYEEGYVTSSNIDLSSLSAEPGISVSWWSWYAGESCCDYGAVDVSNNGGGSWSTVWGPTYAGSTGSWANRVVSLSAAYATSSFRMRFHFHSDSSVQYDGWYVDDVAIGAATTTDAACEP